In Paenibacillus sp. FSL R7-0345, a single window of DNA contains:
- the nudC gene encoding NAD(+) diphosphatase translates to MSKPGVSIYTRYLPSVTPDPQYTGSVYWLVTHSGKLLVTQSPERTAIPLLPSLELLAAVPSRTLYLGTFAGTPCFAVEVPADTPEPPGMVFHPLRTLYDALDEDVFHLAGRALQLLAWDETHQFCGKCGAATVLSTTEHARSCPACGQLFYPRLAPAVITAILKDGEILLAHAPHFQNNMYGLIAGFVEPGETLEDCVAREIREEVGITVKNITYFGSQQWPFPHSLMVGFLAEYESGEISVDGIELDHAAWFRPDSLPVIPPPVSIARKIIDWYVQQYS, encoded by the coding sequence ATGTCTAAACCCGGAGTATCTATTTACACACGCTACCTTCCGTCTGTCACACCTGATCCGCAATATACCGGCTCTGTCTACTGGCTTGTTACCCATTCCGGCAAGCTGCTGGTAACGCAATCGCCGGAGCGGACAGCCATTCCGCTGCTGCCTTCCCTTGAGCTGCTTGCAGCCGTTCCGAGCCGCACGCTGTATCTCGGCACTTTTGCAGGTACTCCCTGCTTCGCGGTTGAAGTTCCAGCCGATACGCCTGAGCCGCCGGGTATGGTCTTCCATCCGCTGCGCACTTTGTACGATGCGCTTGACGAGGATGTGTTCCATCTGGCCGGAAGGGCCCTGCAGCTGCTGGCCTGGGATGAGACCCACCAGTTCTGCGGCAAATGCGGCGCCGCAACAGTGCTCTCTACAACAGAGCACGCCCGCAGCTGCCCTGCGTGCGGACAGCTCTTTTATCCGCGGCTGGCTCCGGCTGTCATTACCGCTATCCTGAAGGACGGCGAGATTCTGCTCGCTCATGCCCCTCATTTTCAAAACAATATGTACGGGCTGATTGCCGGCTTTGTCGAGCCCGGTGAGACGCTGGAGGACTGTGTGGCGCGCGAGATCAGGGAAGAAGTCGGAATTACGGTGAAGAACATTACCTATTTCGGCAGCCAGCAGTGGCCGTTTCCCCATTCGCTGATGGTCGGCTTCCTGGCCGAATATGAGAGCGGTGAAATCAGCGTGGACGGGATCGAGCTCGATCATGCCGCCTGGTTCCGGCCGGACAGCCTGCCGGTGATACCGCCCCCGGTCAGCATCGCCCGCAAAATCATTGACTGGTACGTGCAGCAGTACAGCTAA